The window GCTGCAATAGGCCTTGGAGTGAGGGCCTGCGGAGATACTATGAAGGTTCTGATGGTTCAGTTTTTAAAAAGCAGAGATACCTGCGAACTTCATTCTCTAAAGAAGTTGGAGCCGGAGTTTACTGTAATAAGAGGTTTCAGCTGCAATAAGTTTGTCCGGAATATGACTGAGGAAGAAAAAGAAGCAGCACGTAAAGAGGCTGACGAAATATTTCAAAATGTAAAAAATCTAATTTTACAAAATAATTATGATTTGGTTATTATGGATGAGATTATAGGAGTTCTGAATAATGGGTTTATCAGTGAGGATGATGTTATAGCTATGATAAATGATAAACCCCAAGAAACAGAACTTGTATTAACCGGGAGA of the Ruminiclostridium papyrosolvens DSM 2782 genome contains:
- a CDS encoding cob(I)yrinic acid a,c-diamide adenosyltransferase, translating into MSKKGLVHIYTGDGKGKTTAAIGLGVRACGDTMKVLMVQFLKSRDTCELHSLKKLEPEFTVIRGFSCNKFVRNMTEEEKEAARKEADEIFQNVKNLILQNNYDLVIMDEIIGVLNNGFISEDDVIAMINDKPQETELVLTGRNAGKRLIEAADYVSEIKAVKHPYQKGISARKGIEF